From a single Stomoxys calcitrans chromosome 4, idStoCalc2.1, whole genome shotgun sequence genomic region:
- the LOC106087899 gene encoding cell division control protein 45 homolog: MFIQDLRDFYNRLIGKRILIIVNYDIDAICASKILQALFKYDHMLYSVVPIMGMAGLQRAYTEHQGDVKFVLLLNCGGCVDVVELLQPEEDVTFFICDAHRPLDVCNIYSDRQVCILGDPTLEENIPPFESIFCESDDEDEDDDDDNEDEDDEINDSGAGESDAENEDGNARPEPPKKLSRMEKHEQRILKQRQRRAWENERDRIMFEYTQYSFYGRSSALAIFELAWKLSKDNMDLLWWAIVGITEQLILGKIESSAYTLEIDNIQSHVSRLTHKINDQSNLSASKINFENDLHLVLYRHWTVTESMRYSMYVACKLKLWTLKGEKKLHELLVEMGLPLIHARQMYTSMDLVLRQEFYSMVEGLAEKYGIPDVIYGSFTLQYGYRNRYSAADYVYALLAILESVKKDKTPEDCFLEALDGLGRSHKDILNAGIEGSKLLHQAIFKQVQSSLEAHQVHSTGSFFYYILNEENTFFSYPYGLSMLAKFLLHGHVAVSRSRQAPDLPMIASCPIDAERGLCLLVGIPPVRENSPKNFFGKAFEQAAQKCNAAILQDHFESSLIQIRQNDLTRFLDALTVLLT; the protein is encoded by the exons ATGTTTATTCAAGACCTTAGAGATTTTTATAATCGTTTGATTGGCAAAAGAATTTTGATTATTGTTAACTATGATATAGACGCCATATGTGCCAGTAAAATACTGCAGGCCCTATTCAAATATGATCATATGCTGTACTCTGTGGTCCCCATAATGGGCATGGCTGGATTACAGAGAGCCTACACGGAACATCAGGGCGATGTaaaatttgtgttgttgttaAATTGCGGTGGCTGTGTTGATGTAGTTGAACTGCTGCAGCCTGAGGAAGATGTGACATTTTTCATATGCGATGCTCATCGCCCGTTGGATGTGTGCAATATATACAGTGATCGGCAG GTTTGCATACTGGGTGATCCAACGTTGGAAGAAAACATACCTCCCTTTGAGTCTATATTTTGTGAATCGGACGATGAAGAcgaagatgatgatgacgataatGAAGACGAAGATGATGAGATAAACGACAGTGGAGCTGGCGAATCGGATGCCGAAAATGAAGATGGCAATGCTCGCCCCGAACCTCCTAAAAAACTAAGCCGCATGGAGAAACATGAGCAACGTATTCTTAAGCAGCGGCAACGTCGTGCCTGGGAAAATGAACGCGATCGCATAATGTTTGAGTATACACAGTACAGCTTTTATGGCCGCTCATCAGCACTCGCCATTTTTGAATTGGCTTGGAAATTgtctaaagacaatatggatttGCTATGGTGGGCCATTGTGGGCATAACGGAGCAATTGATATTGGGTAAAATTGAAAGTAGTGCCTACACCTTGGAAATAGACAACATACAATCACATGTGTCACGTTTGACCCACAAAATTAATGACCAAAGTAATTTGAGTGCATCGaagataaattttgaaaatgatttgcatttGGTTTTATATCGACATTGGACTGTTACAGAGTCAATGCGTTATTCTATGTACGTCGCTTGCAAGTTGAAGCTGTGGACCCTTAAGGGTGAAAAGAAACTGCACGAATTACTCGTAGAAATGGGTTTGCCATTGATACACGCCCGTCAAATGTATACCTCCATGGATCTGGTTTTGCGCCAAGAGTTCTATTCCATGGTCGAGGGATTGGCTGAAAAATATGGGATACCCGATGTCATTTATGGCTCATTTACACTACAATATGGCTATCGCAATCGCTACTCGGCGGCCGATTATGTTTATGCTTTGTTGGCCATATTGGAATCGGTGAAAAAGGATAAAACACCTGAAGATTGTTTCCTAGAAGCCTTAGATGGACTGGGACGTAGCCACAAAGATATACTTAATGCCGGTATAGAGGGGTCAAAGCTATTACATCAGGCCATTTTCAAACAAGTACAAAGTAGTTTAGAAGCCCACCAGGTGCATTCGACTGGGTCATTTTTCTATTACATACTAAATGAGGAAAATACTTTCTTTTCCTATCCCTACGGCCTAAGCATGTTGGCAAAATTTCTGTTACATGGTCATGTGGCAGTGTCAAGAAGTCGCCAGGCGCCGGATCTACCCATGATTGCCAGTTGCCCCATCGATGCCGAGAGGGGTCTTTGCCTGTTGGTGGGTATACCACCAGTGCGTGAGAATTCACctaaaaatttctttggcaAAGCATTCGAGCAGGCTGCCCAGAAATGTAATGCGGCAATTTTACAAGATCACTTTGAATCTTCACTTATACAGATACGACAGAATGATTTGACTCGTTTCCTAGATGCGTTGACCGTATTGCTTACATAG